A genomic segment from Thermotoga neapolitana DSM 4359 encodes:
- a CDS encoding glycerate kinase type-2 family protein: MKTAIEIVKNSIESVLPDRAVKDTLKDLNLQDVFLVSVGKAAWRMAKAAFDVLNGKIRKGIVITKYGHSEGPIDDFEIYEAGHPIPDENTMRATRRVMEIVEELNEKDTVLFLLSGGGSALFELPMEGVSLEELQKITDSLLKSGANIEEINTVRKHLSQVKGGRFAEKIFPARVVTLVLSDVLGDRIDVVASGPTSPDASTSEEAIRILERYRISVSNEVKKALLKETPKHLSNVEIHVLGNVQKVCEAAKKIATEKGFNSEILTTTLDCEAKEAGRFIASIMKEIKFRDRPLEKPAAVIFGGETVVHVKGNGLGGRNQELALSAAIALEGVEGVVLCSVGTDGTDGPTDAAGGIVDGRTAKILKEMGEDPVEYLENNDSYNALKKAGALLKTGPTGTNVNDLIIGLVI; this comes from the coding sequence ATGAAAACAGCAATTGAGATAGTGAAAAACTCCATAGAGTCTGTGCTACCGGACAGAGCAGTGAAGGACACATTAAAGGATCTGAACCTTCAGGACGTCTTCCTCGTATCGGTTGGAAAGGCAGCATGGAGAATGGCAAAGGCTGCCTTCGATGTCCTGAACGGAAAGATAAGAAAAGGGATCGTTATCACAAAGTACGGACACAGCGAAGGTCCCATAGATGATTTCGAGATATACGAGGCGGGACACCCCATTCCTGATGAAAACACCATGAGAGCAACTCGAAGGGTTATGGAAATAGTCGAGGAATTGAATGAGAAAGATACTGTCCTTTTTCTTCTGTCCGGTGGAGGATCTGCCTTGTTCGAACTGCCCATGGAGGGTGTATCCCTTGAAGAACTGCAGAAGATAACCGATTCATTGCTGAAGAGCGGCGCAAATATCGAAGAGATAAACACAGTGAGGAAGCACCTTTCACAGGTAAAAGGGGGAAGGTTCGCAGAGAAGATATTCCCTGCAAGAGTTGTTACACTCGTTCTTTCCGACGTACTGGGTGACAGGATCGACGTCGTGGCCTCCGGCCCCACCTCCCCAGATGCATCAACTTCGGAAGAGGCCATCAGGATCCTGGAAAGGTACAGAATCAGCGTGAGCAATGAGGTGAAGAAAGCCCTTTTAAAAGAAACTCCAAAGCACCTGTCGAACGTGGAGATCCATGTACTGGGAAACGTTCAGAAAGTGTGTGAGGCAGCAAAGAAGATAGCCACAGAAAAAGGCTTCAACAGTGAAATACTGACAACCACACTGGATTGTGAGGCAAAAGAAGCAGGTAGATTCATCGCAAGCATCATGAAAGAGATCAAGTTCAGAGATAGACCCCTGGAGAAACCAGCCGCTGTGATCTTCGGTGGAGAGACGGTGGTACATGTAAAAGGAAATGGCCTTGGAGGAAGAAATCAGGAACTTGCCCTCTCGGCGGCGATAGCCCTGGAAGGAGTAGAAGGGGTTGTTCTGTGCTCCGTTGGAACGGATGGAACAGACGGTCCCACGGACGCAGCAGGTGGCATCGTGGATGGAAGAACGGCAAAGATTCTGAAAGAGATGGGAGAAGATCCTGTTGAATATCTTGAAAACAACGATTCCTACAACGCACTGAAAAAAGCAGGTGCCCTTCTCAAAACGGGACCCACGGGAACGAACGTCAACGATCTGATCATCGGCCTTGTCATCTAG
- a CDS encoding nitroreductase family protein gives MDIFEAIERRHSVRDFLERKLPESIKEEIENLSLKSITDKLDWKVNLSTFPGYVYATTRKDFEKQVDYGFQGEQIVLFLTMKGLGTCWMARSPHPDVPYIITFGYPRSRNFTRSRKPITSFLENDVEELPPEIIRIVEMTILAPSAMNRQPWRIKFTGGELCISSRSPVDLGIALSHAFLVAREIFKREPEIVKKGEDTYCLVLN, from the coding sequence ATGGATATCTTCGAGGCGATTGAGAGAAGGCATTCGGTGCGGGATTTCCTGGAGAGAAAACTGCCGGAAAGTATAAAGGAAGAAATAGAAAACCTCTCTTTGAAGTCTATCACAGATAAACTGGACTGGAAAGTGAATCTTTCCACTTTTCCAGGTTACGTTTATGCAACAACCAGGAAAGATTTTGAAAAACAGGTGGATTACGGCTTCCAGGGAGAACAGATCGTTCTTTTCCTGACCATGAAGGGACTTGGAACGTGCTGGATGGCACGCTCTCCTCATCCAGACGTTCCTTACATAATCACTTTCGGGTATCCAAGATCAAGAAATTTCACAAGAAGCAGAAAACCCATCACTTCTTTTCTTGAAAACGATGTGGAAGAACTACCTCCAGAGATCATAAGGATAGTAGAAATGACAATACTCGCACCTTCTGCTATGAACAGACAGCCATGGAGAATAAAGTTCACGGGTGGAGAACTCTGCATTTCCTCCAGAAGTCCTGTGGATCTTGGGATAGCCCTGTCACATGCGTTCCTTGTCGCACGGGAGATATTCAAAAGAGAGCCAGAGATCGTGAAGAAAGGAGAGGATACATATTGTCTGGTTCTGAACTAA